Proteins encoded together in one Halomarina salina window:
- a CDS encoding beta-CASP ribonuclease aCPSF1 codes for MSTVEKQLDDLKAQITEEVPDDISISDVSYEGPELVIYTRDPKKFAQNGDLIRTLAGRLRKRITVRPDPDVLSRPTDAEKQIRSVIPEEAGVTDLDFHADTGEVVIEAQKPGMVIGRHGSTLREITQKVGWTPEVVRTPPIESSTVSNVRNFLKQEREDRRDILERVGRQIHRKEMSDDEWVRISTLGCCREVGRASFVLNTPETRILIDCGDKPGADGEVPYLQVPEALGAGAQNIDAVVLTHAHLDHSALIPLLFKYGYDGPIYCTEPTRDLMGLLTLDYLDVAAKEGRAPPYESEMVREAIKHTIPLEYGDVTDIAPDIKLTFHNAGHILGSAVSHFHIGDGLYNVAFSGDIHYDDTRLFNGAVNEFPRVETLVMESTYGGRNDYQTDQEDSERNLVEVINETYDKGGKVVIPAFAVGRSQEIMLVLEEAMREGKIPEMPVHLDGMIWEATAIHTTYPEYLRDELRDRIFHEDANPFLAPQFNHIDGGEEERQEVADGDPCIILSTSGMVTGGPIMSWLEHLGPDEQSRMVFVGYQAQGTLGRRIQNGWDEIPINGRGGRSNTLKLKMDVETVDGFSGHADRQGLMNFVRTMNPRPEKVLCVHGDESSVQDLSSALYHEFNMRTFAPKNLETFRFR; via the coding sequence ATGAGCACGGTAGAGAAGCAACTCGACGACCTGAAAGCACAGATCACAGAAGAGGTTCCCGACGACATCTCCATCTCCGACGTGAGTTACGAGGGGCCGGAACTGGTCATCTACACGCGCGACCCGAAGAAGTTCGCGCAGAACGGCGACCTCATCCGCACCCTCGCGGGCCGCCTCCGAAAGCGCATCACCGTCCGCCCCGACCCGGACGTCCTCTCCCGCCCGACCGACGCCGAGAAGCAGATTCGAAGCGTCATCCCCGAGGAGGCCGGCGTCACGGACCTCGACTTCCACGCCGACACCGGCGAGGTGGTCATCGAGGCCCAGAAACCTGGTATGGTCATCGGCCGCCACGGGTCGACGCTGCGCGAGATAACCCAGAAGGTCGGCTGGACGCCCGAAGTCGTCCGCACGCCGCCCATCGAGTCCTCGACGGTCTCGAACGTCCGGAACTTCCTCAAGCAGGAACGCGAGGACCGCCGCGACATCCTCGAACGCGTCGGGCGACAGATCCACCGCAAGGAGATGTCCGACGACGAGTGGGTCCGCATCTCCACCCTCGGCTGCTGCCGGGAGGTCGGACGCGCCTCGTTCGTCCTCAACACGCCCGAGACGCGCATCCTCATCGACTGCGGCGACAAGCCCGGCGCGGACGGCGAGGTGCCGTACCTGCAGGTGCCCGAAGCGCTCGGCGCTGGCGCGCAGAACATCGACGCCGTCGTCCTCACGCACGCCCACCTCGACCACTCGGCGCTCATCCCGCTGCTGTTCAAGTACGGCTACGACGGCCCCATCTACTGCACCGAACCGACGCGCGACCTGATGGGTCTGCTGACGCTCGACTACCTCGACGTGGCCGCGAAGGAGGGGCGCGCACCGCCCTACGAGTCCGAGATGGTCCGCGAGGCCATCAAGCACACCATCCCGCTGGAGTACGGCGACGTCACGGACATCGCGCCGGACATCAAGCTCACCTTCCACAACGCGGGGCACATCCTCGGGAGCGCCGTCTCGCACTTCCACATCGGCGACGGCCTCTACAACGTCGCGTTCTCGGGCGACATCCACTACGACGACACGCGCCTGTTCAACGGCGCGGTCAACGAGTTCCCGCGCGTCGAGACGCTCGTCATGGAGTCGACCTACGGCGGGCGCAACGACTACCAGACCGACCAGGAGGACTCCGAGCGCAACCTCGTCGAGGTCATCAACGAGACCTACGACAAGGGCGGGAAGGTCGTCATCCCGGCGTTCGCCGTCGGTCGGTCGCAGGAGATCATGCTCGTCCTCGAAGAGGCGATGCGCGAGGGGAAGATACCGGAGATGCCCGTCCACCTCGACGGGATGATCTGGGAGGCGACGGCCATCCACACCACCTACCCCGAGTACCTCCGCGACGAACTGCGCGACCGCATCTTCCACGAGGACGCCAACCCGTTCCTCGCGCCGCAGTTCAACCATATCGACGGCGGCGAGGAGGAGCGACAGGAGGTCGCCGACGGCGACCCCTGCATCATCCTCTCGACGTCCGGGATGGTCACCGGCGGCCCCATCATGTCCTGGCTCGAACACCTCGGCCCCGACGAGCAGTCGCGGATGGTGTTCGTCGGCTACCAGGCCCAGGGGACGCTCGGCCGTCGCATCCAGAACGGCTGGGACGAGATCCCCATCAACGGCCGCGGCGGCCGCTCGAACACGCTGAAGCTGAAGATGGACGTCGAGACGGTCGACGGCTTCTCCGGTCACGCCGACCGGCAGGGGCTGATGAACTTCGTCCGGACGATGAACCCGCGCCCGGAGAAGGTGCTCTGCGTCCACGGCGACGAGTCGTCGGTGCAGGACCTCTCCAGCGCGCTGTACCACGAGTTCAACATGCGGACGTTCGCGCCGAAGAACCTCGAGACGTTCCGGTTCCGGTAG
- a CDS encoding AzlC family ABC transporter permease, whose product MDRRRSVLAGVRDVAPFLLGIVPFGLIAGAAVVAADLPPELAVGLSVLVFAGASQLAAIDLLGADANAAVVVLTVLVINLRMMMYSASLAPYLDRLSLRERVPVAYLLTDQAFALSVTRFEESADVTRTWYYLGVALSLWTVWQVCTVVGVAVGTSVPEDVPLTFAVPLTFLALLVPAVKNRASAGAALVGGGVALALVTAPFNLGLLAGALAGVVAGLVAERFVGVTPTEAEDGRA is encoded by the coding sequence ATGGACCGTCGCCGTTCCGTGCTCGCTGGCGTCCGCGACGTGGCCCCGTTCCTGCTCGGCATCGTCCCGTTCGGGTTGATCGCCGGGGCGGCGGTCGTCGCCGCCGACCTCCCGCCGGAACTCGCGGTCGGACTGTCGGTGCTGGTGTTCGCGGGGGCGTCGCAACTCGCCGCCATCGACCTGCTGGGTGCGGACGCGAACGCGGCCGTCGTCGTCCTCACCGTCCTCGTCATCAACCTCCGGATGATGATGTACTCGGCGTCGCTCGCGCCGTACCTCGACCGCCTGTCGCTCCGCGAGCGCGTCCCCGTCGCGTACCTGCTGACCGACCAGGCGTTCGCGCTCTCGGTGACGCGCTTCGAGGAGTCCGCCGACGTGACCCGCACGTGGTACTACCTCGGCGTCGCGCTCTCCCTGTGGACCGTCTGGCAGGTGTGCACCGTCGTCGGCGTCGCCGTCGGGACGAGCGTCCCCGAGGACGTCCCGCTGACGTTCGCGGTCCCGCTGACGTTCCTCGCGTTGCTCGTCCCCGCGGTGAAGAACCGCGCTTCGGCGGGCGCCGCGCTCGTCGGCGGTGGCGTGGCGCTGGCCCTCGTCACCGCACCGTTCAACCTCGGTCTCCTCGCGGGCGCTCTGGCCGGCGTCGTCGCCGGACTGGTCGCCGAACGATTCGTCGGGGTCACACCCACGGAGGCGGAAGACGGCCGTGCGTGA
- a CDS encoding AzlD domain-containing protein, with protein MRESTVWLVVLAAGLGTFAIRFSFLAVFERTGTVPPRLRRPLRYVPPAVFAALVVPALVFGGEGSGAAAFTPLRLVAGSVAAVVAWRTESVLWTIVSGVLALVALEALVHSGVV; from the coding sequence GTGCGTGAGTCGACCGTCTGGCTCGTCGTCCTCGCGGCGGGCCTCGGGACGTTCGCCATCCGGTTCTCGTTCCTCGCGGTGTTCGAGCGCACCGGGACCGTCCCGCCGCGACTCAGGCGGCCGCTCCGCTACGTCCCACCGGCCGTCTTCGCGGCGCTGGTGGTCCCGGCGCTCGTCTTCGGCGGCGAGGGCTCCGGCGCGGCGGCGTTCACGCCGCTCCGACTGGTCGCGGGGAGCGTCGCGGCGGTGGTCGCCTGGCGCACGGAGTCCGTGCTCTGGACCATCGTCTCGGGCGTGCTGGCGCTCGTCGCACTGGAGGCGCTGGTGCACAGCGGCGTCGTCTAA
- a CDS encoding S9 family peptidase, whose protein sequence is MHDIERYLNIRSAYGASLSEGGQLAFLMNTTGTAQVWTLDEPRGWPEQRTFYDESVGFCTFSPEREELVFGMDEGGDERTQFYRLDLAGDTEGEITALTGMPDAKHLWGGWSHDGERFAFASNRRDEGVFDVYVQGRDETGDDAELVYESDGWYSPGGFSPDDSRLLVTQATSLLDQDVYVLDLESGDLEHLTPHDGFVRHQSATWGPDGEYLYVSTDHDSDTLDPYRLSLDGERERVALPDDEENGDWNVGGFGIDDETGRVVYSRNVDGYTELRVGDLSADGLGVENVTEVDLPKGVAGGVSFDEDAEQFAVTITGSTQNTNVHVGDVASGDTERWTLASTAGIPDSTFVEPDLVRFESFDTREIPAYFSLPQEVPEGGAPVVVDIHGGPESQRRPSFNPLKQYFLRSGYAVFEPNVRGSTGYGKAYSHLDDVEKRMDSVKDIEAAAGWLKSHEAVDGDRLVAYGGSYGGFMVLAAMTEYPDLWAAGVDVVGIANFVTFLENTGEWRRELREAEYGSLADDREFLESISPINNIDAIRAPLFVIHGANDPRVPLGEAEQVAEQAAEHVPVETLIFDDEGHGLSKLENRIEAYSAVVEFLDDHV, encoded by the coding sequence GTGCACGACATCGAGCGCTATCTCAACATCCGCAGCGCCTACGGCGCGTCGCTCTCCGAGGGGGGACAGCTCGCCTTCCTGATGAACACGACCGGCACCGCGCAGGTCTGGACGCTGGACGAACCGCGCGGCTGGCCCGAACAGCGCACGTTCTACGACGAGTCGGTCGGCTTCTGCACGTTCTCGCCCGAGCGGGAGGAACTCGTCTTCGGGATGGACGAGGGCGGCGACGAGCGGACGCAGTTCTACCGGCTCGACCTGGCGGGCGACACGGAGGGCGAGATAACCGCCCTCACCGGGATGCCCGACGCGAAGCACCTCTGGGGCGGGTGGAGCCACGACGGCGAGCGGTTCGCGTTCGCGTCGAACCGCCGCGACGAGGGCGTCTTCGACGTCTACGTGCAGGGCCGCGACGAGACGGGCGACGACGCCGAACTCGTCTACGAGTCCGACGGCTGGTACTCGCCCGGCGGGTTCTCGCCGGACGACTCGCGACTGCTCGTCACGCAGGCCACCTCGCTGCTCGACCAGGACGTCTACGTGCTGGACCTCGAATCGGGCGACCTGGAGCACCTGACGCCCCACGACGGGTTCGTGCGCCACCAGAGCGCGACCTGGGGACCGGACGGTGAGTACCTCTACGTCTCGACGGACCACGACTCGGACACGCTCGACCCGTACCGCCTGTCGCTCGACGGCGAGCGAGAGCGGGTAGCGCTGCCCGACGACGAGGAGAACGGCGACTGGAACGTCGGCGGGTTCGGCATCGACGACGAGACCGGTCGCGTCGTCTACTCGCGGAACGTCGACGGCTACACCGAACTCCGGGTCGGCGACCTCTCGGCGGACGGACTGGGAGTCGAGAACGTGACCGAGGTCGACCTGCCGAAGGGCGTCGCGGGCGGCGTCTCGTTCGACGAGGACGCCGAGCAGTTCGCGGTCACCATCACCGGGAGCACCCAGAACACGAACGTCCACGTCGGTGACGTCGCGTCGGGCGACACCGAGCGCTGGACGCTCGCCTCGACGGCTGGCATCCCCGACTCGACGTTCGTCGAACCCGACCTCGTCCGGTTCGAGTCGTTCGATACCCGTGAGATTCCGGCGTACTTCTCGCTCCCCCAGGAGGTGCCCGAGGGCGGCGCGCCGGTCGTCGTCGACATCCACGGCGGCCCCGAGAGCCAGCGTCGGCCGTCGTTCAACCCGCTGAAGCAGTACTTCCTGCGCTCGGGCTACGCCGTCTTCGAACCGAACGTCCGCGGGTCGACGGGCTACGGGAAGGCGTACTCACACCTCGACGACGTGGAGAAGCGCATGGACTCGGTGAAGGACATCGAGGCCGCTGCGGGGTGGCTGAAGAGCCACGAGGCCGTCGACGGCGACCGCCTCGTCGCCTACGGTGGCTCCTACGGCGGATTCATGGTGCTCGCCGCGATGACGGAGTACCCGGACCTGTGGGCCGCCGGCGTCGACGTCGTCGGCATCGCCAACTTCGTCACGTTCCTGGAGAACACCGGCGAGTGGCGGCGCGAACTGCGCGAGGCCGAGTACGGCAGTCTCGCCGACGACCGCGAGTTCCTCGAGTCCATCTCGCCCATCAACAACATCGACGCCATCCGCGCACCGCTGTTCGTCATCCACGGCGCGAACGACCCGCGCGTCCCCCTCGGCGAGGCGGAACAGGTCGCCGAGCAGGCCGCCGAGCACGTCCCCGTCGAGACCCTGATATTCGACGACGAGGGCCACGGCCTCTCGAAACTGGAGAACCGCATCGAGGCGTACTCGGCCGTGGTCGAGTTCCTCGACGACCACGTCTGA
- a CDS encoding NUDIX domain-containing protein, giving the protein MSRGETYDRVRSILSSLRGTYGHCPVRQTTISVPTTTYDRLRGLAERSVVDVGVRVNNARGESLVVRNEGGWTDPCGHVEDGESIEAGACRVFHETADFTCDIEGLLGITILCLTDASDAARAPIYRLGALFDGGRTEGTGCEECQWRPVKSGPFVGAY; this is encoded by the coding sequence ATGTCTCGGGGGGAGACCTACGACCGTGTTCGCTCCATCCTCTCGTCGCTGCGCGGGACGTACGGCCACTGCCCGGTCCGGCAGACGACCATATCGGTTCCGACGACGACCTACGACCGACTCCGGGGGCTCGCCGAGCGGAGCGTCGTCGACGTCGGCGTCCGCGTCAACAACGCCCGCGGCGAGTCGCTGGTCGTCCGCAACGAGGGCGGCTGGACCGACCCATGCGGTCACGTCGAGGACGGCGAGTCCATCGAGGCGGGGGCCTGTCGCGTGTTCCACGAGACGGCCGACTTCACCTGCGACATCGAGGGACTGCTCGGCATCACCATCCTCTGTCTCACGGACGCGAGCGACGCCGCCCGTGCCCCCATCTACCGCCTCGGCGCGCTGTTCGACGGCGGCCGGACCGAGGGCACAGGCTGCGAGGAGTGTCAGTGGCGGCCGGTGAAATCGGGGCCGTTCGTCGGGGCCTACTAG